The Raphanus sativus cultivar WK10039 chromosome 6, ASM80110v3, whole genome shotgun sequence sequence AGAAAAACGGAAAGAGGAAGAAATGATAGAACTTGAAGGCTCCTTGGGTAAGAGTGATGCCATAAACCGTGAACTGGTATCTCTGGAGAGGGAACTATCAGCCCTGAAGAGGACCGGAGCAATTGACTCTTTTGGACTGTACTTGTACGGTGTGGTTCTTAAAGAAAAAGGGAATGAAACTCTTGCCCGTGCCAGCCTCGTGGAGTCTGTGAACAGCTATCCATGGAACTGGAATGCCTGGTCAGAGCTTCAGTCTCTCTGTACTTCGATCGAAATCTTGAACAGCCTCAATCTAAGCAATCACTGGATGAAGGAGTTTTTCCTTGCCAGTGCTTATCAAGAGCTCAGAATGCACACCGAGTCCTTGGCCAAGTACGAATATCTGCAAGGTATCTTCAGTTTTAGCAATTACATACAAGCTCAAACTGCAAAAGCTCAGTACAGTCTTAGGGAGTTTGACCAGGTTGAGATCATCTTTGAAGGCCTTCTGAGAAACGATCCCTATCGTGTGGAAGATATGGACTTGTATTCCAACGTTCTGTACGCGAAAGAAGCATGTGCTGCGCTGAGTTACCTTGCTCACAAGGTGTTTTTAACTGATAAGTACAGACCTGAGTCCTGCTGCATCATTGGCAATTACTACAGTTTAAAGGGGCAGCATGAGAAAGCAGTGATGTACTTCCGGAGAGCTTTGAAACTGAACAAGAAGTTCTTGTCTGCGTGGACTCTCATGGGCCATGAATATGTTGAGATGAAGAACACTCCTGCAGCCATCGATGCATATCGACGAGCTGTTGATATAAACCCATGTGATTACCGAGCTTGGTATGGGTTAGGACAAGCGTACGAGATGTCGGGGATGCCTTTCTATGCGCTTCACTATTTCCGCAAATCCATATTCTTTCTTCCGAACGATTCTCGGTTGTGGATAGCCATGGCGAAATGCTACCAGACCGAACAGATTTACATGCTTGAAGAAGCCATCAAGTGCTACAAAAGAGCTGTGAACTGTACTGACACGGAAGGAATAGCTCTGAACCAGCTGGCGAAGCTTCATCAGAAGCTCGGACGTGAGGAAGAAGCTGCGGTTTACTTCGAGAAGGATTTAGAGAGAATGGATGGGGAAGGATTAGAAGGACCAAACATGTTGGAGGCCTTGGTTTTCCTGGCTACGCATTTCAAAACTCACAAGAAGTTTGAAGAAGCAGAAGTGTATTGCACCCGTATCCTCGACTACAGTGGCCCTGTAAGTTTGTTACTTTGCTCCAACTGTTAACACTTAAGTTTACAAGAATAGTTAGTGTGACGAGATTGCATTCATGTTTTTTTCAGGAGAAAGAAAAGGCCAAGAGTTTACTGAGAGGGATCAGAATGGAGAAAACAGGTTTTCCTTCAATGGATATGGAGCATTTTCCTCTTTAGTTGTATTGTAACCTATAATCAAATGCTCTTTGAGAGAGAATGTCTTCCATCAGGATTTTGTAATGTTTTGTACACCATTAGCTATCTTTGCATCTGTCTTATCAACAGCGGATTCTGGTTGTTTATGACCTCATTTACAGATAATAATAGATTTCAGCAAGATGATGATTGTTCCGTGACCCTTTGTTTGGAGATTTGATACCCAGCCTTTTTGTCTTGTCAATCATTTGACCTCTCTCTCCTCTTACGTGCATTTGGACATTCAAGTAGTGTTAGAGAAAAGAGTGCCCGTTCGTCTCCTATAATGAACTAAAAAAGATGGCCACGACTTGGTACTGAAACTATGAAACGTTTCTAGATAATAAGTCTACAAAATTGTGAAAAGTCCGATAAAACATTGCAGTTGTGTTTCCAAACAGGAAATTCATACATAAgtagttttattattatatgcTTTAAAGTGACAGCATAAGAAGTCATCCAAGCTGAGGATACATCACAATGTGAAACTGACAAATGAGGGTTTATATCATAGGGAAGACTGAAGAGATGCAATCCAAGAAACAATATAGCAACAACAAAGTTTTGATAATCAGTATTTAGGATCAGTGAAGAATTTGTTGATGCCAGGCATGATCTCAGGGTGCTTGTTGCGAACGTACTTCCTCAGGAAGTTTTCCTTGTACTTCTCTCCCTCTTCATGGTTATCCAAAATCCCAGCTGCCCTATTCTCCTTTGTACATCTGGTTGTGAAATTCACAGTAAAGGAAGAAAACTTTAGAACACTAATACGGcacataaaaattagaaaaagctTAACATCTCTGCTTCGAATTTTTCTAGTTTGTTCTCATTCTCTATCATATAAGCAGCTTAATATATAACACCACCGAATTAAATGGCTGGTTTCCCAATCAAAAGTCTTAACTAACTCCCTCATGTACCATAACACGAAGAAATGATTTCTCCTATTTTTATAGAAAACTTGGTCTGAGTTTCTATCTGGTATTAGAATATCTAGATTAAACGACAACGTTTTCGGATTGAACGATATCTTCATGCGAATAGACACGCAACAAGAGTCGAGGGAGAGACAAATATGTTGGTCGGCCCTAAGACACAAAAGGAGGGAGACAAGACAAACCTGACTTCAGGATTGCCGGTGATGTTTCTGATCAACGAAAACGCGCAGATCCCAACCGCAACTCCAGTGGCCGCGAACAAAGGATACACCTGAAACAAAACACGTTCACAACTTGGTACACAAGAGCGAAGCCAGAGATCTTACAAGAAAAAACTAGAATCATTCAGATCTACTACACCTAATAAAGAAAACACGGCAGTCAATAGAGAATCAACGGATGACTACTCCTAGGATCcgtgaaaaaaaatcaaaaaagatTAAGAAGGATCGATAAAAGGGTACCTCAGGTCTCAACCAACGGCTCGACATTGGAATCGCGGATAAGAAGATGTCCGATCGAGAGAGAGATTACAAGCGGAAGACGGCTTCTCTGAGAAATGAGAATGAATGTTGAGTTGAGACAAGACCCCACAAAAGGGCTTTTATTTGACTTTattgggtttttttttcttttttttacgtttctttCGGGTGACTGTaagaaacaaattaattaaatatttcatttattttctgtAAATTCCACACTATTTTCTGATTGGCAGCGTGGCGTCCAGCTTGAATCCAATGACTTGTTGACGTCTGTCCTTGTAACGTTTCGAGGTACGGTTTATTTTACGCGCTCCTATAATGATGGCAAATTGCAAGCAAATGTTACCAAATGGACAAGTTGCAAGATTCTCTTATCTTCTGCTCtacttttttgtcaactggAAACAATAATTTTGCGAGCTATTGTTGACAATTAATTATGCCAGTGTACTACGATCTTCTTAATCCTTGAAAATTCTGTTTATTTGATTGTATCAGATAATGAGAATCCTTTGACTTTACactcaaatttgaagtttcttcCTACAtgatatttccttttctttattttatgattattctCTAACATCAGTTtatcatgtttgttttcaaaatatttgttcTTGTCAAATGAAAATTGATGTATTTGtctgtatttatatttttaatcaaatatgtGTTCAAAGAATAGTGTAATGTGCCTCACAAATCATAATAATGCTAGAATATTAGACGATTTAcattttcatattatattttcccACTTGATCaaataaatcagaaaataaaactAGGAAATAGTGTCgaagtttcaaataaaatccTCTTTAATCACATCaacaaaatttctataaaataaaagaaattcaaCAGTACAGAGGATCAACATCTATAAACTACTACAGTGTTTCTTGACTTTCACTGGGATTCATGACTTGCGAGCTCGGTCACGCCAAGATCCTTGCTGTTTTGCGAGCACCTATAACCCAAAGTATCAAATTTATAACAAGTTTATGTATCTATCTACTGCTCATGGAGCTCCAAGGATCGACATTGGTTAAGATAGGAAAAGAAATGAAACAAGAGAGTTTTTACCTTTTCGCTAACAAGACTTACGGCGGCGGCGCCACTGTTATTTTCTCCTTCAATGTCTTGCTTATTAGTTGTCTCTGTACCATCATCCTCGTTGTTACCAATAAGAGTATGGCCTGTGGGTGCTCCAAACATGGCTTCATCGTGGGCGTCTTTAAGTTGCTCTTCTCTTTTCGACTGCGAGTTTATTATCAACCATATAAATAGTCTGAAGGTGTGATTGTTGTTGAAAATGATTATATAGTGGAGTGACAATGAAAGATAATGACTTATCAAACCTCGATGGCATTAAACCTAAAGCTCTGTCCCATGCGTTTGACTAAGGCAGCGTCATCATCGGTACCTGCATAATCATTTAAAGTTTTTAGCTCTATTTGTGGAGCGAATTAAAGAGTATATGTAGAAGTTATTGACCTTCTTCTACTTCCTCATCATCAAGTGGAGCATCTTTGTCAAACTCAAATCGTTCCCATCCAGCACCCTTACTGGTGTCTTTCTCAGCTGCAAATCAAGGGAGATACAGGAATCGAGTGGGCTTTATGACAAGGTAAGAGATGCGAGGGATCCCATTTTAAGGACAGAGTGGACCTTTCTAGTTCTTTAATTGGTTCTCAGTTACTACCATAAAGTTTCTCTGCATATACCACTaactatatatacaattatatatttaatatctaTCTCCACTCCAGGAAAGGGTTTGTCCTACTCCTTCTTATATGCGGAGTTACTATAAGATGTATGAggttactaaaataatatgaaaggTTTTGCTTTACTGATAAGGAAAAGTTTCGGGAAAATCTTCTCCAAGGAGTAATGTACATCGATACTAAGAGACGCAGAGGTATATAAGCCTATAACACAGCCTCAACACCTAACCATAACTGTAGACAAGTCCAGAATACCCCAAAGCAGTCTCCAATCCATTATCCATTAGAAGCTAACCAACTTAAGGCTTACCATTGGGTATACAACTTCAAGGCTAGTTACA is a genomic window containing:
- the LOC108812267 gene encoding anaphase-promoting complex subunit 8 isoform X1 codes for the protein MVSKESCRNEIRAAIEQLSERCLHSAAKWAGEQLVGIEQDPSNFTPSNTRFQRGSSSIRRRFSTHESISTPQPSVGFSHAATPLPEEDEVTDCDLYYLAKSYFNCREYRRASHVLRDQMSKKSVFLRCYALYLAGEKRKEEEMIELEGSLGKSDAINRELVSLERELSALKRTGAIDSFGLYLYGVVLKEKGNETLARASLVESVNSYPWNWNAWSELQSLCTSIEILNSLNLSNHWMKEFFLASAYQELRMHTESLAKYEYLQGIFSFSNYIQAQTAKAQYSLREFDQVEIIFEGLLRNDPYRVEDMDLYSNVLYAKEACAALSYLAHKVFLTDKYRPESCCIIGNYYSLKGQHEKAVMYFRRALKLNKKFLSAWTLMGHEYVEMKNTPAAIDAYRRAVDINPCDYRAWYGLGQAYEMSGMPFYALHYFRKSIFFLPNDSRLWIAMAKCYQTEQIYMLEEAIKCYKRAVNCTDTEGIALNQLAKLHQKLGREEEAAVYFEKDLERMDGEGLEGPNMLEALVFLATHFKTHKKFEEAEVYCTRILDYSGPEKEKAKSLLRGIRMEKTGFPSMDMEHFPL
- the LOC108812270 gene encoding uncharacterized protein LOC108812270; the encoded protein is MSSRWLRPEVYPLFAATGVAVGICAFSLIRNITGNPEVRCTKENRAAGILDNHEEGEKYKENFLRKYVRNKHPEIMPGINKFFTDPKY
- the LOC108812267 gene encoding anaphase-promoting complex subunit 8 isoform X2, whose amino-acid sequence is MVSKESCRNEIRAAIEQLSERCLHSAAKWAGEQLVGIEQDPSNFTPSNTRFQRGSSSIRRRFSTHESISTPQPSVGFSHAATPLPEEDEVTDCDLYYLAKSYFNCREYRRASHVLRDQMSKKSVFLRCYALYLAGEKRKEEEMIELEGSLGKSDAINRELVSLERELSALKRTGAIDSFGLYLYGVVLKEKGNETLARASLVESVNSYPWNWNAWSELQSLCTSIEILNSLNLSNHWMKEFFLASAYQELRMHTESLAKYEYLQGIFSFSNYIQAQTAKAQYSLREFDQVEIIFEGLLRNDPYRVEDMDLYSNVLYAKEACAALSYLAHKVFLTDKYRPESCCIIGNYYSLKGQHEKAVMYFRRALKLNKKFLSAWTLMGHEYVEMKNTPAAIDAYRRAVDINPCDYRAWYGLGQAYEMSGMPFYALHYFRKSIFFLPNDSRLWIAMAKCYQTEQIYMLEEAIKCYKRAVNCTDTEGIALNQLAKLHQKLGREEEAAVYFEKDLERMDGEGLEGPNMLEALVFLATHFKTHKKFEEAEVYCTRILDYSGPEKEKAKSLLRGIRMEKTGFPSMDMEHFPL